Proteins from one Enterobacter bugandensis genomic window:
- the selO gene encoding protein adenylyltransferase SelO, producing the protein MTLSFTAHWHDELPGFYTALKPTPLHNSRLIWHNDRLADELAIPPDLFQRSDSAGVWGGETLLPGMQPLAQVYSGHQFGVWAGQLGDGRGILLGEQRLPNGETVDWHLKGAGLTPYSRMGDGRAVLRSTIRESLASEAMHALGIPTTRALSIVTSDTPVTRETVEKGAMLMRIAQSHLRFGHFEHFYYRREPDKVRQLADFAIRHHWAHLQDEADKYVLWFRDVVARTATMIARWQTVGFAHGVMNTDNMSILGLTFDYGPFGFLDDYQPGYICNHSDYQGRYSFDNQPAVGLWNLQRLAQTLSPFIDVDALNDALDSYQDLLLREYGTLMRNKLGLMTQEKGDNDILNGLFALMAREGSDYTRTFRMLGQTEQHSAASPLRDEFIDRQAFDDWFAQYRMRLQQEQVDDATRQAQMNAANPAMVLRNWLAQRAIEQAEQGEYDELHRLHLALRTPFADRDDDYVSRPPDWGKRLEVSCSS; encoded by the coding sequence ATGACCCTGTCTTTTACTGCTCACTGGCATGACGAGTTGCCTGGCTTTTACACCGCACTCAAACCAACACCGTTACATAATTCACGTCTTATCTGGCATAACGATCGGCTGGCCGATGAGCTGGCCATTCCGCCCGATCTGTTTCAGCGTTCAGACAGTGCTGGCGTCTGGGGAGGCGAGACGCTTCTCCCCGGTATGCAGCCTCTGGCTCAGGTCTATAGCGGACACCAGTTTGGCGTCTGGGCGGGGCAGCTGGGTGACGGCAGGGGGATCCTGCTCGGCGAACAACGGCTTCCCAACGGGGAGACGGTTGACTGGCATCTGAAAGGCGCAGGTCTTACCCCTTACTCACGAATGGGCGACGGGCGCGCGGTATTGCGGTCAACGATACGCGAAAGTCTGGCATCCGAAGCGATGCATGCGCTGGGGATTCCCACCACCCGCGCGCTGTCGATCGTCACCAGCGACACGCCGGTGACGCGCGAAACGGTGGAAAAGGGGGCGATGCTGATGCGCATTGCGCAAAGCCATCTCCGCTTTGGTCATTTTGAGCACTTTTACTATCGCCGCGAGCCGGACAAGGTTCGCCAGCTCGCGGACTTCGCCATTCGCCACCACTGGGCGCATCTGCAGGATGAGGCGGATAAATACGTTCTCTGGTTCCGGGACGTGGTTGCCCGTACCGCCACGATGATTGCGCGCTGGCAAACGGTGGGCTTTGCTCACGGGGTGATGAACACGGACAATATGTCGATTCTCGGCCTGACCTTTGATTACGGTCCGTTTGGTTTCCTGGACGATTATCAGCCGGGGTATATCTGCAACCATTCCGACTATCAGGGGCGTTACAGCTTTGATAATCAGCCGGCGGTTGGGCTGTGGAACCTCCAGCGGCTTGCACAAACCTTATCGCCGTTTATCGACGTTGATGCCCTGAACGATGCGCTCGACAGCTATCAGGACCTTTTGCTGCGGGAATACGGCACGCTGATGCGTAACAAGCTGGGGCTGATGACCCAGGAGAAGGGCGACAACGACATCCTCAACGGCCTGTTTGCCCTGATGGCGCGTGAGGGAAGCGATTACACCCGCACCTTCCGAATGCTGGGCCAGACGGAGCAGCACAGCGCCGCCTCGCCGCTGCGCGACGAGTTTATTGACCGTCAGGCGTTTGACGACTGGTTTGCACAATACCGCATGCGGCTGCAGCAGGAGCAGGTAGACGACGCTACCCGTCAGGCGCAGATGAACGCAGCGAATCCCGCGATGGTATTACGCAACTGGCTGGCGCAGCGGGCGATTGAGCAGGCAGAGCAGGGTGAGTACGACGAGTTACACCGGCTGCATCTGGCGTTGCGCACGCCGTTTGCCGACCGGGATGATGACTACGTCAGCCGCCCGCCCGACTGGGGCAAGCGGCTGGAGGTCAGCTGCTCAAGCTAG
- a CDS encoding 3-hydroxybutyrate dehydrogenase yields MNLNGKTALVTGSTSGIGLGIARVLAKAGAQLILNGFGDSGSAREEIAQLGKKPGYHDADLRDVLQIEAMMRYAESQFGGVDILVNNAGIQHVAPVDAFPVEKWNDIIAINLSAVFHTSRLALPTMRDKNWGRVINIASVHGLVASKEKSAYVAAKHGVVGFTKSLALETARTGITANTICPGWVLTPLVQQQIDKRIADGVPPEQARKQLLAEKQPSGEFVTPEQLGELALFLCSDGAVNVRGAAWNMDGGWVAQ; encoded by the coding sequence ATGAATCTGAACGGTAAAACCGCCCTGGTCACCGGCTCAACCAGCGGCATTGGTCTGGGGATCGCCCGCGTGCTGGCGAAGGCGGGCGCGCAGCTGATCCTCAACGGCTTCGGCGACAGCGGATCGGCACGGGAAGAGATTGCGCAACTGGGCAAAAAGCCGGGCTATCACGATGCGGATCTGCGGGACGTATTGCAGATTGAGGCCATGATGCGCTACGCCGAATCGCAGTTTGGCGGCGTGGACATTCTTGTGAACAACGCCGGGATCCAGCACGTGGCCCCGGTTGACGCCTTCCCGGTGGAGAAATGGAACGACATTATCGCCATTAATCTTTCCGCGGTGTTTCACACCAGCCGGCTGGCGCTGCCGACCATGCGGGATAAAAACTGGGGGCGCGTCATCAATATCGCCTCCGTTCACGGGCTGGTCGCGTCGAAAGAGAAATCGGCCTACGTTGCGGCCAAGCACGGCGTGGTGGGCTTTACCAAATCCCTGGCGCTGGAAACCGCCCGCACGGGTATTACCGCCAATACGATTTGCCCCGGCTGGGTACTGACCCCGCTGGTGCAGCAGCAAATCGACAAACGTATCGCGGATGGCGTACCGCCGGAGCAGGCTCGCAAACAGCTTCTGGCGGAGAAACAGCCTTCAGGGGAATTTGTTACCCCGGAACAGCTGGGCGAGCTGGCGCTGTTTTTGTGCAGCGACGGCGCCGTGAACGTTCGCGGCGCTGCGTGGAATATGGATGGCGGCTGGGTTGCTCAGTGA